From Fusobacterium varium:
TTATTTCTAAATTGTAAAACTGTAGTCTTCTACTCACGAGAAAAGCGACTAACTCCTGAGTATGAAATAAGCCCCCATTACTGAGAGCTTGTATCATCGCTTTTCTACATATCACAAGTGCCCCTAAGGGACTTTCAAATATATTATACCATAATTTATCAAAAAGTCAAAAAAAGCAAAAGCTCTCTTTCGAGAGCCAATGCCTGAAAATGTAATTTAGTTATTAACAGTATGGAAAGTACTGTAACGAAAAAATTATAGCATGAAAATTTAAAAAAATATAGGGGGAATATATGAAATATTTATACACTTTAATAATAAGCCAATACCATTATTCATACCATCAAATAGTAATAAGAAATTTATCAGAAACTCCAGAATCATTTTTAGATAAAGCTAGATTAATGGTAGTGGAGATAGGAAGTTATAAAGCTGGCAAAGAATACACAGATTATCTTGGAGACTTAGATCCTGAATATGCTAACAGTAAAGAAATTAAGCAACAGTATAACTACAATGGATATGGAGATATCTATATAATAAACTGTGAAAATTTAGTAGTTCTCCTTAAATACTGGGATGAATACAGAGAAAAAGCCAGAAAAGCTTCTACTGGTTATAAAAGAAAAGGATATGTACAAGCAATTGAAGAAAGGCACGATTTTCAAAAGATTAGAGAAATAATCAATAAATATTTTAAAGTGATTTAAGGAGGGAATATGAACATTTCTAAAATTGCATGGTATTTATGTTTAATTCCTCTTGCAATCCAAGTTATCTTGTATCTTACAGAAGTTTAAATAGGAGGTTTTATGAAAACAGACAATAATTTATATAAAACATTTTTAGAACTGCTAAATATTGAAAACTGCAAAGGCAGAAAGGGGGAATTATTATATTAATAAACTTTTTAACAGTAATAATAGGAATTGATTTATTAGTTGCTTATGCAGCTATAAAAATAATGGGAAAGAGGTAAATATGAAAATATCTGATTATATAGTTTTATTCCAAAGAACACTAAAAGAATATGGAGATATTGAAGTGGATAACCTCTATATCTCTAAAGATGGAAAAACTAAACTACATGACAATATAACAGGAGTAGAGTATATTCCGCAAAAAAATAAATTAAGCTTTGTTGTAGATAAAACTCCAAAGAAAAGAAAACTTAAAAAAGTAGATATAAAAACTATTTTTAAAAGCACTCCTGAATTAATAAAAAGAGAAAATTATATTCCTAAAAAAGATTCAGGACAACAATTAAATTTTTAAAGGGAGGATTAGATGGAAATAAGAATTGGAAGCTACTATGACCCTAAAGAAAATGAAGAAATAGAAAATATAGAAGATATGAAAGAATATGAAGTTTTTGAATGTGGTGATTTTATAAGAGAAATTGAAAAAAGAATGAAGATGATGTGATCTTATGGAAATTCTTGATATATCAGCAGCTAATTTTACAACAAATTTAATTTCTATTCTTATTAAATATAAATCTGGAAAGACTGGAAGTATTAATATAAGAGATGGGGAAATTATGAATAATGTATTTAACGAAGGTGTTAAAAATAAAATAATTTCTTTAATTGCTAAAGATAGTTATAAATGGTTAAAAGCTAAATATAGACAAATAGCAGAAGAAGAAAAACAAGAAGATGGCATTGAATATTGCCTTAGAGATTATGAAGAAGAAAAAAAACTTCTAAAAAGAATACATCAGGAATTAAAAAAATTATATATAAATGTAGCTTAAAAGGGAGGAATAAAATGTGTAAATTAACAGATACATTCGATATTAAAGATATATCTTGGAAAGTAGTAACTTGTAAATGGAATAATGGCAAACCTTGGGCTATGATAACACCTTATTTAAATGCTTCTGCTATCCAGCAAAGGCTTGATGATGTCTTTGGTTGGGATAACTGGAAAACTGAATATAAAGTTCAAGATACCTATGCTATTTGCTACCTTTCTGTTTATTCTACTGATAGAAAAGAATGGATAAAAAAAGAAAATGTATGTGAAATAGATAGTGAACAGAATAATCCTATTAAAGCAGCATATTCAGGAGCTTTTAAAAGAGTAGCTCTTGAATTTGGAATAGGAAGGTATTTAAAAGGTATTGTTCAATTTGCAAAAAGTTGTTGTGAAACTCCTGATTCAAACGAAAGAGATAATTATATTTTATGCACAGAAAACAATAAACAAACTAAGGAGAAAAAGTTTTTCTATGCTTTATTACCTACACAAGATGAATTTAAAAAAATAGTAGAAAACATGAATACACCTGTTGAAAATCATCCTAAGATTGAAAAAGAGATAACTGAAACAAGAAAGGATAATAGTCCTAACCTTTCAGCAGAATCTTTTAAAACTGTTTCTGAGTGGATAAATCAAAAATGTAAAACTCCTGATGTCCTTATTGCAGATATAAAAAAATGTTTTGGAATACCAGGACTTAGTGATCTTACAGAAAATCAATTACAACTTTTAAAAGACCATACTTTTAAAATGAAAGAGGTTGAAAAGGCATATAAAGCAGGTGGTAAATAATGACTTATTCCATATTAAACAAGGGTAAAAAAATAATTACATCAAAAAATAAAGAGGTGATCTCAAAAATTTTAAATGGAATTGAAAAGTATTATAAACCAGAAAAGAAAAAAAATTTGAACTTACAGGAGAGTAATCATGACATTTAAACTTAAAATAAAAAGATTTGTAAATGAAGAAGTGATTGGAACCGTAAAAAATATAGAAGAAGCCAGAGAAATTCTTGATGGCTTAAATGGAAATGGGAAAAACAGATATTATGGACTTTTCAGAGAGGTTATGAATGAGAGAAAGAAAAACAGGAATACTCTATAAAAAATCTATAAGAAAGAGAAAAAAGAAGATGGCTGAACTAGAAAAACTATGTAGAATTAACTATAAAATTGAAAATAAGATACTTATAGAAAAGCTTGGAATATCTAAAACTGAATTTTATAGAAACTATAAAAAAAGAGCTGACGAGCTTCGAGAGATAAATTCTCAAGAAGCTCTATTCTAAAAAATAATTTTCCCAATTTTAATAAAAATGGGAAAAATAAGAATGACACAGAAAAGGAGGATATAATAAATGCCTATTTTAAGATTAAGTAATAAAGAATACAATGTAACTCTTTTAGATAAAAAAAATAATCCTTTTTTCCTAACTAAAGAAAAAGAAAAAACAACATTAGATAATATTTTAAGCAACATTTCTAAAACTATTGACAATAAAACTGATATAGAAATTATAAGAGCTATTCTTTATAAACACTTAAAGAATACTAAAATAAAATTTAATAATATCAAGTTAAGAGAAATTTAAGGGGGAGGATATGAAAATAAAAAAATATGGAAATATATACCATTCATATGCAGGAGTTCGCTTGAACTTCTGGGAGTGGTTAAAAAGGAGACTTAGATGAAAAGAATTTTAATAGCAAGTAATGGAGAAAAAGTATTTATGATAGAAAAAGAAAATCAAACACTAATAAATATAGGAAAAACAATTAATAGATTACCCTTTAACATAGAGCAAACAATAAATTACTTAAGAATAATTGGAATAATAAAATAAATTAAAAAAATGAACATTGGCAAGTGAATAATACTGAGGATTTCCTAAACTTTATTTGGGAGTTGGTAGAGTATAATAAAAAAACCTTGACAATTACGTGACTAATATATATAATTAAGTTAGTCTCGTAAGAAGGAGAAACAATATGGAAAAAAGAGATTTGAATATTTCTTTTTACAAAGCTGGTAATGGTGGAATTTCTACAAGAATTAATCTTCCTAAAAAATGGGTTGAAAAGATAGGAGTTTCTAATGAAGAAAGAGGAATAGAATTAATTCTTGATGAAGAAAAACAAACTATTACTATAATGAAAAAGAAATAAAAAAATCTCCTGTTAGTTCCCTTACGAGTTCCAACAGGAGTAGCTATGTAGTACATAACCGTGACAAGTATATTGTACTACACTAACTCCAAAAATACAAGGTTTAGGAGGAAAAAATATGATAGAAGAAGACAAAGAGCTTATTATGACATTCTTAGAGAATTGTTACTCGAGCAAAATAATCAATGACCAATTATCTATGCAAGAGGAAAGAATGTATAGTGTATTTTGGAAGTTAGAAGAAACTTTGACTGAATCTCAAAGAGAACTATACTTAGAATTGGATTCTTTATTGAGTGAAGTATTAAGCTTAACTAAATGGAAGTATTTTGAGTATGGAGAAAATGCAGGAGAAATACATGAAGGAGCTTTTGTATGGAAAAATCCTTTTAAAAAAGAAACTGCATAGTGTAGGAGGTATCACAGTATGAACGAACTAATAAAAATTGAAGAAAGAAATGGAGAACAGTTAGTAAGTGCAAGAGAATTACATAAATTTTTAGAAGTAAAAACAGAATTTAAAATATGGATTGCTAGAATAATAGAAAAATATAATTTTATTGAAAATAAAGATTTTGTAAGGGTATATCAAAAATGTAATACCCTTGGAGGAGAACAAGAAAAAGTTGATTATTTATTAAAAATTTCAACAGCAAAAGAAGTTGCGATGGTATCAAATACCCCTAAAGGGAAAGAAGCAAGGGAGTATTTTATAAAATGTGAAGAGGCTTGGAATAGCCCAGATATGATTTTAGCAAGAGCTAATCAAATACAATCAAAAATGCTTGAAAGTTATAAGGATAAAGTCATTATCTTAGAAGAGAAAATTGAACAAGATAAACCAAAAGTTATTTTTGCAGAGGCAGTAGAAGCTTCTAAAACTTCTATTTTGATTGGAGAATTAGCTAAACTATTAAAACAAAATGGTCATAATATAGGACAAAAAAGATTATTCTCTTGGTTAAGAGAACAAGGATTTTTAATTAAAAGGGAAGGATCAGAATATAATATGCCTACTCAAAAATCAATGGATTTAGGACTATTTGAAATTAAAGAGACTGCTATAACTCATTCAGATGGACATATAACAGTAAATAAAACACCCAAAGTAACTGGAAAAGGACAAATATACTTTATGAACAAGTTTAAAACAGCAGCATAATAAATCAATCCTCAGTATTAATTTACTGGGGATTTTTTAATAGGAGGAAAATTTATGATTATAAGAGATAAAAAACCTTTAACAGAAAAAGAATTGCTGGAATTACAAAATAGTATAAAAAAACTATATGATATGCAAGAAGGGAAATAATGAAGGAAACAAAAAAAGCAATAGCTTATTTTAGAGTAAGTACAGATATGCAAAGAGATGACCTCTCCCTTGAAACACAGGAAAAGGGAGGGGAAATCTTTGCAAAGGATAATGATATTGAAGTAATAAAAAAATTTACTGACGTAATGTCTGGAGGAAACAGAAATAGAAAGGGATTTCTTGAAGCTCAAAAATATTTAGAAGATCATAAAAATGAAATAGATTATTTTATTGCCTATGATGTGTCAAGAATAGCAAGGGACGCATTCGCGTTCCTTTCATTATTCAATAAATTAAATCTTTTAGGAGTAAAGTTAAAGCTAATAAATAACCCTACATTAGATAGTGATAGCCCTATGGGAAAGTTGATTTTAACTATATTAGCTGCTATCTTTGAGTTTTTCCGATTTGATAATGCAGATAGAGTAAGAGATAATATGATTATAAGAGTTAAAGAAGGAAAGAGAATGAACAATGCACCCTTTGCTTATAGAATGATAAATAAAAAAATGGTAGTAGTTCCTGAAGAGGCAGAGTTAATAAAATTTATCTATAATGAATATTTAAAAGGACATGGAATAGTAGCTCTTGAAAAAATGACTGGTAAAGATAGGAGTAGTATAAAACAATGGCTAAATAATAAAGTTTATGCTGGCTATAATGTCTTTGGTGCTAGAAAAATGAATAAAACTACTTTTAAACCTATGAAAAACCCAGACGCAAACAAAATTGTAGAAGCGAAAGGAGACTGGGAAGCCATAATTGATATAGAAACTTGGGAAAAGGTAGCGGCTAGAATGAATAATAATAGAGAATTTAGAATAAGGAATGTTGAAAAAACCTCTTATTTGTTATCTGGACTTTTATTCCATACTTGTGGTTCTAAATTTAGAGGAAATGCAGGAAGAAAAGGTACTAATTATTATAGATGTATTGGCTGCAACAAAAGTATAAAAACAGATACTATAGATGAAAAAGTTCTTAATGAGCTGTTTAATAATGAGTTCTTAAAAGAATTGAATAAAAGTACAGGAAAAGTGGAAAATAAGAAAGAAAAAGCCCTTATTAAATTAAGAAATTACAAAGCTTCTTTAAAAAATAAAGAAAAGAAATTGATAGATTTATATACAGAAGATTTAATCTCCAAAGATGAATATATAAACAGAAAAAATGAAATTAAAAATTCTATAATAAATACAGAGGCAGAATTAATCCTATTAGAAAATGAAAAGGAAGAAAAGAAACAAAATATTGACTTTGCTAAAATGTTTGTTATGGCACTTAGTAATTTAAAAAATGCAGAGAGTAAGCAGGAAGCTAACAAAATTCTAAAAATGATAATAAAAAAGATAGAAATAGATGATAATAAAGAAGTTTTTATTCATCTTAATTTTTAAAAAGACCAATAAGTTATAAACTCATTGGTCTTTTTTATTAAATAAAATTAGATTTATGCCTTATAATAGGCTAATAATAATTTTATAAATTATTATAAGAAATTAAAAACTTCAATATATTTTATATCTACACCTCTAATTTTAAAAAGTTTTTTTAAAAGAAAAATTGAAGTTTTTCTATCTATTGGATATCCTACTTCTTCAAATATTTGAAATCCATATAATGCTTTTTCAAGCGTATTTTTTAAATAATTATTAATATTTTCTTTAGTTTCTCCATATTTAT
This genomic window contains:
- a CDS encoding putative resolvase gives rise to the protein MKETKKAIAYFRVSTDMQRDDLSLETQEKGGEIFAKDNDIEVIKKFTDVMSGGNRNRKGFLEAQKYLEDHKNEIDYFIAYDVSRIARDAFAFLSLFNKLNLLGVKLKLINNPTLDSDSPMGKLILTILAAIFEFFRFDNADRVRDNMIIRVKEGKRMNNAPFAYRMINKKMVVVPEEAELIKFIYNEYLKGHGIVALEKMTGKDRSSIKQWLNNKVYAGYNVFGARKMNKTTFKPMKNPDANKIVEAKGDWEAIIDIETWEKVAARMNNNREFRIRNVEKTSYLLSGLLFHTCGSKFRGNAGRKGTNYYRCIGCNKSIKTDTIDEKVLNELFNNEFLKELNKSTGKVENKKEKALIKLRNYKASLKNKEKKLIDLYTEDLISKDEYINRKNEIKNSIINTEAELILLENEKEEKKQNIDFAKMFVMALSNLKNAESKQEANKILKMIIKKIEIDDNKEVFIHLNF
- a CDS encoding putative phage antirepressor, whose product is MNELIKIEERNGEQLVSARELHKFLEVKTEFKIWIARIIEKYNFIENKDFVRVYQKCNTLGGEQEKVDYLLKISTAKEVAMVSNTPKGKEAREYFIKCEEAWNSPDMILARANQIQSKMLESYKDKVIILEEKIEQDKPKVIFAEAVEASKTSILIGELAKLLKQNGHNIGQKRLFSWLREQGFLIKREGSEYNMPTQKSMDLGLFEIKETAITHSDGHITVNKTPKVTGKGQIYFMNKFKTAA